In Ureibacillus thermophilus, the genomic stretch TGCTCAATTTCAATAACCCTGTAAACAGCAAATACGGAATGATTAATACTCGATTTTTGCTATTGCATATGGTCATTAATTTTTCATCAAAGGATGGACCGTTCCCATATAAAAAACAAGTATCAACTTTCGCATAATCATATGTTTGTTGCAGGAGTTCGGCAATTTGACCTAAATCCCTTTGTACGCTTTGGTCGCTGCTTCCCCTGCCAACTAACAAAATATCTGTTTTTCTCGGAGTAACAGGCCCTTGTTCCAATGCTCGCCGGTGCAAACTTTGAATCAACTTTTCATGAACGCCTAGAGGTTCTCCAATGGTAAAGGTGACGGAGGGGTAACTCATCTTTGCTTTTTCGATTTCAGAAGGAATATCGACTTTTCGATGATTGGCAGAAAGCAATAAAATGGGAATGACTACAATGCTTTTCGCACCTTTTGAAATACATTGTTCAATCCCTTTTATGATCGATGGCTCTGCCAGTTCCAAAAAGCAATGTTCCTGTATCTCCACATCAAAATACGGTTTTACCGATTCAATAAACCGAATCGCTTCTTCATTTCCTTCTTTCACCCGGCTGCCATGGGCCACATACAACAATGCCTGCAATTTTATCCCTCCGTTTACACGGTCTCCTGCAACGCTTGTTGATATTGTTCAAACCAAGCAATTTTGTCGCGCATTTTCACCACTTCTCCCACAATAATCATGGCGGGATTTTGAATGCTTTCTTTTTCCACAATATCTACAATCGTCTCCAATGTACCTGTTACAACTCGTTGATGTTCGGTTGTTCCCCACTCTATTAAAGCGACAGGAGTAGTTGGTTTTCGATTATATTTAAGCAGTTGTTCTGTAATATATGGCAAATTCCCTACACCCATATAAATTGCTAACGTATCAACAGATTCCGCCAAACCTTTCCAATTGATGCCTTCATCTTTTCCATCTTTCAAATGTCCGGTGATAATGGCAAAACTTGAACCTAATTCTCTATGAGTAACAGGAATCCCAGCATAGGCAGGCGCCGCAATGCCGGATGTGACGCCCGGCACAATTTCAAAAGGAATGCCGGCTTCTCTCAACACTTCCGCTTCCTCTGCTCCCCTGCCAAAAACGAATGGATCCCCGCCTTTCAATCTCGTCACAATTTTTCCTTTTCTTGCATGCTGTATAAGGAGCTTGTTGATACGCTCTTGAATCACATGATGCAATTTTGGCAATTTTCCAACAAAAATGAGTTCTGCATTTGGTTTGGCATAGGAAAGCAATTCTTTTGAAACAAGCCGATCGTATAAAATAACGTCTGCTTGTTGAATACATTTCAATCCCTTTACTGTGATTAAATCAACACTTCCAGGACCAGCTCCAACAATATATACTTTTCCCATTTTATTCCCTCACATTTTAAGACATTTAAATTCATGAATTCTTATTAATCAACTTAGTATTGTTATTTTTATATATTAAGCAATATGGCGCCTCCTTTTCAATACTTTTTTAAAAAAGATAATTAATGAAACTTTCGAAGTTCATTAATTCAAAAAGCGAAACATTTGCGTAAATTTTTATGTATTAAGCAAAAAAGGCCTCAATATTCCCATTTAGAAAGTGGCTGGTGAATTGAGAATATTACGGGCCTCTAGTTTGTCTAGTCAGCGCTATTAATTCTTAGTATTTTGATACAAATAATAAAATTATTCATGTTATAAGTCAATGATTTTTTTATAATTCTATTAATTTAGTAAGAATTAACGAAAAATAAAACGTGACTCAAAAGGAATTTCCTTCTGAGCCACGCTATATACATTTTATTTCACCACCATATTAACTAGTTTTCCTGGAATGACAATAACTTTGACAATGTCTTTTCCTTCAATATGTTCTTTTACTCTTTCGTCTTCTTTTGCGATTTGTTCCAATTGTTCCTTCGTTGCATCTTTTGCCACTTTCACTTTGGAGCGGACTTTGCCGTTTACTTGAACAACGACTTCCACTTCATCATCCACAAGTTTTGATTCATCATATGTTGGCCAAGGTTCATATGTAATCGTACCCTCATGGCCTAAAATGGACCAAAGCTCTTCGCCGATATGCGGTGTAATTGGATAAAGCATTTTTACAAAGCCTTCTGCATATTGTTTTGGCACCACTTCGACTTTATAGCATTCGTTAATGAATACCATCAATTGAGAGATGGCTGTGTTGAAATGCAATTGATTGAAGTCTTCTGTTACTTTCTTCACAGTTTGATGGTACACTTTTTCCAATGTTTGATTGTCGGATTCTTGAATTTTATTGGAAAGTTTTCCGTCTTCTGCAACAAATAATCTCCATACGCGGTCCAAGAAGCGTCTTGCTCCATCAAGCCCTTTTGTGGACCATGCAACAGAAGCATCAAGAGGACCCATGAACATTTCATAAAGCCGCAATGTATCAGCACCATGGCTTCGTACAATATCGTCTGGATTTACAACATTTCCTCTTGATTTAGACATTTTTTCGTTATTTTCACCTAAGATCATTCCTTGATTGAACAATTTTTGGAATGGTTCTTTTGTAGGCACTACACCAAGGTCATATAAGAATTTATGCCAGAAGCGGGCATATAGCAAGTGAAGAACGGCATGTTCTGCCCCGCCGATGTAAATATCCACTGGCAGCCAACGTTTTAACAACTCTTCATCCGCGATTTTTTCTTTGTTGTGCGGATCGATATATCTTAAGAAATACCAGCTGGATCCTGCCCATTGAGGCATTGTGTTTGTCTCGCGGCGGCCGCGTTTTCCTGTTTTCGGATCAACTACATTCACCCATTCTTCTATGTTTGCAAGAGGAGATTCCCCAGTACCGCTTGGGCGAATGTCTTTTGCTTTTGGCAATCGTAATGGCAATTCTTCCTCTGGTACCGTCGTCATTGTGCCATCTTCCCAATGGATGATTGGAATTGGTTCTCCCCAGTAACGTTGACGGCTGAATAACCAGTCGCGGAGACGGTAAGTCACTTTTCTTTCGCCAACGCCTTTTTCTTCCAACCATTCGATGGCTTTTTTGATGGCGTCTTCTTTTCCTAAGCCGTTTAAGAAATCTGAATTGATATGTGGTCCATCACCAGTAAAGGCTTCTTGTTCAATGTTTCCGCCCTCAAGAACTGGGATGATTGGCAAGTTGAATTTTTTCGCAAATTCATAGTCTCGTTGGTCATGGGCAGGAACCGCCATAATGGCACCTGTTCCATATGATGCAAGCACATAGTCGGCAATCCAAATTGGAATGGCTTTACCGTTTACTGGGTTAATGGCATAAGCGCCGGTGAACACGCCAGTTTTTTCTTTCGCTAAATCTGTACGTTCCAAATCGGATTTTGTTTGCACTTGTTCAAGATAAGCTTCCACTTGTTCTCTTTGTTCAGGCGTTGTAATTTCTTTGACTAAATCATGCTCAGGCGCAAGAACGCAGTATGTCGCACCGAAAAGCGTATCCGGACGAGTTGTGAACACGCGGAATTTTTTATCTGTACCTTGCACAGTAAATGTAACTTCTGCACCTTCTGATCGGCCAATCCAATTCCGCTGCATTTCTTTGATGCTTTCAGGCCAATCAAGTTCGTCCAAATCTTTAAGCAATCGGTCAGCGTATGCAGTAATTTTTAACATCCATTGTTTCATAGGTTTACGGATGACCGGATGTCCGCCGCGTTCGGATTTACCGTCAATGACCTCTTCGTTTGCAAGCACTGTACCAAGAGCTGGACACCAGTTGACAGGCACTTCATCAATATATGCTAAGCCGTTTTTATATAATTGAATAAAAATCCATTGAGTCCATTTGTAATATTCCGGATCTGTTGTATTAATTTCCCGATCCCAGTCGTAAGAAAAGCCGAGTTCTTGTATCTGTCTTTTAAATGTAGCAATATTTTTTGCCGTGAATTCAGCTGGGTCGTTTCCTGTATCTAAGGCATATTGTTCAGCAGGAAGGCCGAATGCATCCCATCCCATCGGATGAAGCACGTCATAGCCTTGCATGCGTTTAAAGCGGGATAATATATCCGTTGCCGTATAACCTTCGGGATGTCCTACGTGAAGACCTGCTCCAGATGGATAAGGGAACATATCCAATGCATAAAATTTTGGCTTTGAATCATCATTTAATGTTTTAAAGGTTTTATTTTTCGCCCAATATTCTTGCCATTTTTTCTCAATCTCTCGATGATTGTAATTCATGGGTACTTACTTCCTCCTTGATTTAATGATTGCAACATTTTTTGATATGAGTAATTCTTTATTACCAGATTATCCTAAAGGTGCCAGAATTAACGGAATATTTTTATCAATAAAAAAACTCGCCCCAACCGAAAGAGAAGGGACGAGAGTGTTGTACTCCCGCGGTACCACCCAAATTAGTGACACATGCACTCAGCTCAAACCCTTAACGCGGAGAACGGTTTTAGCTACTATATTCTTTCGCTAAAACAGACTCAAAGGCGAGTTCGATTCTTCCACTTGCTAGCTTGCACCAACCGCTAGCTCTCTGTAAAGCTTCAGAATCTACTATTCCTTCTCCTAGTCGTACGTATATTCAATATACATATTTTAAAGGAAATACAAAAAATATACAAGGCTCATTGTTTATAACAAAATTTACTAATAAATATTCTAGACCAATTTTTTCTTTATGGCTAGTTTTGTACTTGTTAATTTGAAAATTTTATGCACTTTCTTTTCTTGTAGATGAATCAGATTACATCAAGTATTTTCAATGATATAATGTGTAATGGTATTTCACGCAAGAACTTTCCACATTTAGAACGTGAATACCAGTAAGGAGTGAAATCATTGACAGAACAGCAATTTCCATTTCCATCAGATGGAAAACGTTATTATACATGGAATCGTTATTTGCGGGACCTATTTGGAGAAAAGGTATATAAAGTTGCGTTAGATGCAGGATTTGATTGTCCAAATCGGGACGGCACTGTAGCCTTTGGGGGATGCACTTTTTGCAGCGCAGCCGGCAGCGGAGATTTCGCCGGCAATCGGGTTGACCCGATTCCTGTCCAATTCGAAAAAATCAAAGCGAAAATGCAAAACAAATGGAAAGACGGCAAAACGATTGCGTATTTCCAAGCCTTTACCAACACTCATGCCCCCCTTCCTGTCATTAAAGAAAAATTTGAAGCTGCCTTAAATTGTGAAGGGGTCATCGGCCTTAGCATCGCAACACGGCCCGATTGCCTGCCTGATGATGTGGTCGAATATTTGGCAGAATTAAATGAACGAACTTTTTTATGGGTAGAGCTTGGCCTGCAAACGGTTCATGAAAGAACAGCCAACTTAATCAACAGAGCCCATGACTATCAAACATATGTAGAAGGAG encodes the following:
- the cobA gene encoding uroporphyrinogen-III C-methyltransferase, giving the protein MGKVYIVGAGPGSVDLITVKGLKCIQQADVILYDRLVSKELLSYAKPNAELIFVGKLPKLHHVIQERINKLLIQHARKGKIVTRLKGGDPFVFGRGAEEAEVLREAGIPFEIVPGVTSGIAAPAYAGIPVTHRELGSSFAIITGHLKDGKDEGINWKGLAESVDTLAIYMGVGNLPYITEQLLKYNRKPTTPVALIEWGTTEHQRVVTGTLETIVDIVEKESIQNPAMIIVGEVVKMRDKIAWFEQYQQALQETV
- the leuS gene encoding leucine--tRNA ligase; the protein is MNYNHREIEKKWQEYWAKNKTFKTLNDDSKPKFYALDMFPYPSGAGLHVGHPEGYTATDILSRFKRMQGYDVLHPMGWDAFGLPAEQYALDTGNDPAEFTAKNIATFKRQIQELGFSYDWDREINTTDPEYYKWTQWIFIQLYKNGLAYIDEVPVNWCPALGTVLANEEVIDGKSERGGHPVIRKPMKQWMLKITAYADRLLKDLDELDWPESIKEMQRNWIGRSEGAEVTFTVQGTDKKFRVFTTRPDTLFGATYCVLAPEHDLVKEITTPEQREQVEAYLEQVQTKSDLERTDLAKEKTGVFTGAYAINPVNGKAIPIWIADYVLASYGTGAIMAVPAHDQRDYEFAKKFNLPIIPVLEGGNIEQEAFTGDGPHINSDFLNGLGKEDAIKKAIEWLEEKGVGERKVTYRLRDWLFSRQRYWGEPIPIIHWEDGTMTTVPEEELPLRLPKAKDIRPSGTGESPLANIEEWVNVVDPKTGKRGRRETNTMPQWAGSSWYFLRYIDPHNKEKIADEELLKRWLPVDIYIGGAEHAVLHLLYARFWHKFLYDLGVVPTKEPFQKLFNQGMILGENNEKMSKSRGNVVNPDDIVRSHGADTLRLYEMFMGPLDASVAWSTKGLDGARRFLDRVWRLFVAEDGKLSNKIQESDNQTLEKVYHQTVKKVTEDFNQLHFNTAISQLMVFINECYKVEVVPKQYAEGFVKMLYPITPHIGEELWSILGHEGTITYEPWPTYDESKLVDDEVEVVVQVNGKVRSKVKVAKDATKEQLEQIAKEDERVKEHIEGKDIVKVIVIPGKLVNMVVK
- a CDS encoding sirohydrochlorin chelatase, giving the protein MQALLYVAHGSRVKEGNEEAIRFIESVKPYFDVEIQEHCFLELAEPSIIKGIEQCISKGAKSIVVIPILLLSANHRKVDIPSEIEKAKMSYPSVTFTIGEPLGVHEKLIQSLHRRALEQGPVTPRKTDILLVGRGSSDQSVQRDLGQIAELLQQTYDYAKVDTCFLYGNGPSFDEKLMTICNSKNRVLIIPYLLFTGLLKLSIQKKVAQQGFSEQVVLCGCLGYDENVRQVLIERIKESLSSNVRSD
- a CDS encoding TIGR01212 family radical SAM protein (This family includes YhcC from E. coli K-12, an uncharacterized radical SAM protein.), with protein sequence MTEQQFPFPSDGKRYYTWNRYLRDLFGEKVYKVALDAGFDCPNRDGTVAFGGCTFCSAAGSGDFAGNRVDPIPVQFEKIKAKMQNKWKDGKTIAYFQAFTNTHAPLPVIKEKFEAALNCEGVIGLSIATRPDCLPDDVVEYLAELNERTFLWVELGLQTVHERTANLINRAHDYQTYVEGVEKLRKHNIRVCTHIINGLPLEDYDMMMETAREVAKLDVQGIKIHLLHLLKGTPMVKQYEKGMLRFLEQDEYIQLVADQLEILPPNMVVHRITGDGPIELMIGPMWSVNKWEVLNGIDAELERRNSWQGKYYKAEVNQ